Proteins encoded within one genomic window of Triticum aestivum cultivar Chinese Spring chromosome 2D, IWGSC CS RefSeq v2.1, whole genome shotgun sequence:
- the LOC123053798 gene encoding uncharacterized protein, whose product MATAPPSVVLRRRPTSCSSVAAPVQLGRGPRLRAGLPATAFLCWPPSSSATTPQPPTSTGDGQARPGSQIWLHLLPSSVAGLLSLLRSVHTDSSRQCMLPAADPGPQSSPARLPCASRGGSGPATAALVQLGCASICSSILSLWTLATAASGRNPPPLFTLLHGREPMSTPLPPNNPPGRHLHPQPAMVINSEPPRPPTVTRSKRDVRSVCIIGRPRLPLHWLRTVTVSSARFQQQGPGERLSLTTVASWRQRLAFGRRRHEVHFAMVAPKINSVVCSSQFSDGCYYLLHYFFDPLWRQKTREGNILV is encoded by the exons ATGGCCACTGCCCCGCCATCCGTGGTGCTCCGACGCCGCCCCACCTCATGCAGCTCGGTCGCGGCCCCCGTGCAGCTCGGTCGCGGCCCGCGTCTTCGTGCAGGTTTGCCGGCCACCGCTTTCCTCTGCTGGCCTCCCTCATCGTCAGCCACGACGCCGCAACCACCAACCTCGACCGGTGACGGCCAGGCACGCCCCGGTAGCCAGATCTGGCTCCACCTTCTCCCCTCCTCTGTTGCAGGCCTCCTCTCCCTGTTGAGATCGGTACACACCGATTCGTCTCGCCAGTGCATGCTCCCGGCGGCGGATCCGGGCCCGCAATCGTCCCCAGCGCGCCTCCCGTGTGCCTCACGCGGCGGATCCGGGCCGGCAACCGCCGCCCTAGTGCAGCTCGGTTGCGCCTCCATATGCAGCTCGATTTTGTCCTTGTGGACACTGGCCACCGCGGCATCGGGGCGGAATCCCCCTCCTCTCTTCACTCTTCTCCATGGACGCGAGCCGATGAGCACCCCTCTGCCTCCCAACAACCCCCCTGGCCGGCACCTCCATCCTCAGCCCGCGATGGTTATCAACAGTGAGCCGCCCCGACCCCCGACGGTGACCAGATCAAAAAGGGACGTCAGGTCCGTCTGTATCATAGGGCGCCCTAGGCTGCCGCTTCACTGGCTGCGCACAGTCACCGTCTCCAGCGCGCGGTTCCAGCAGCAGGGGCCCGGGGAGCGCCTCTCTCTCACCACCGTGGCATCTTGGAGACAGCGGCTTGCA TTCGGCCGCCGCCGACATGAGGTTCACTTCGCCATGGTAGCCCCCAAAATCAACTCAGTTGTGTGCAGTTCCCAG TTTTCAGATGGGTGCTACTACCTTCTGCACTACTTCTTTGATCCACTATGGAGGCAAAAAACAAGAGAAGGAAACATTCTTGTTTAG